The proteins below are encoded in one region of Amycolatopsis acidiphila:
- a CDS encoding LLM class flavin-dependent oxidoreductase, producing MSVGLGLPIARPEALPDWGRRADDGPFTTLGLLDRLTWHNPEPLVTLAALAGATTRIRLQTEVLLAPLREPTLLAKQAATLDRLSGGRFTLGLGVGGRADEFELVGADLRARGRRLDEQMKIMRDIWAGSSVGPAPAREGGPEVVFGAFAEPALERVARWGDGFLCAAPLSFAGRLFASVEASWSRAGRVGRPRMVAQVNVALGPESTVDEARAALLAYYGFAGDLATQNAERMLTTPSAVREAVEAFTALGADEVILYCWSPDADQVDRLADAVG from the coding sequence ATGTCCGTAGGCCTGGGCCTGCCCATCGCCCGCCCCGAAGCGCTGCCCGACTGGGGACGCCGCGCCGACGACGGCCCGTTCACCACCCTCGGCCTGCTCGACAGGCTGACCTGGCACAACCCCGAACCCCTGGTCACCCTCGCCGCGCTCGCCGGCGCCACCACCCGCATCCGGCTGCAGACCGAGGTCCTGCTCGCGCCGCTGCGCGAGCCCACACTGCTGGCGAAGCAGGCCGCCACGCTCGACCGGTTGTCCGGCGGGCGGTTCACCCTCGGCCTCGGTGTCGGCGGTCGCGCGGACGAGTTCGAGCTCGTCGGCGCCGACCTGCGCGCCCGCGGCCGTCGGCTCGACGAGCAGATGAAGATCATGCGCGACATCTGGGCCGGGAGTTCTGTGGGCCCGGCGCCCGCCCGCGAAGGCGGGCCCGAAGTGGTCTTCGGCGCCTTCGCCGAACCGGCGCTCGAACGCGTCGCCCGCTGGGGCGACGGGTTCCTGTGCGCCGCACCGCTGAGCTTCGCCGGGCGGCTCTTCGCGTCCGTCGAGGCCTCCTGGTCGCGTGCCGGGCGCGTGGGCAGGCCCCGGATGGTCGCGCAGGTCAACGTCGCGCTCGGCCCGGAGTCCACTGTGGACGAAGCGAGGGCGGCGCTGCTGGCCTACTACGGGTTCGCCGGGGACCTGGCCACGCAGAACGCCGAGCGTATGCTCACCACGCCCTCGGCCGTGCGGGAGGCTGTCGAGGCGTTCACCGCCCTCGGCGCCGACGAGGTCATCCTCTACTGCTGGTCGCCCGACGCCGACCAGGTCGACCGCCTCGCCGATGCCGTGGGCTGA
- a CDS encoding 3'-5' exonuclease yields the protein MAERVRRAGDVVLARGGAAAEIHTAVDLLKPLASRCGDDLARFRTELSLGVEVDTWDPRADRVSLLTLHAAKGLEFPVVFVVGCEDGLLPLRWPGTEPAEEELAEERRLLFVGITRAQRHLYLSHAAERGGRTSGRSRFLADLGDAVEVLGSPRNRPREQQLRLL from the coding sequence GTGGCCGAGCGCGTCCGGCGCGCGGGCGACGTCGTGCTCGCGCGCGGCGGTGCTGCGGCCGAGATCCACACGGCGGTGGACCTGCTGAAGCCGCTGGCGTCGCGGTGCGGCGACGACCTGGCGCGGTTCCGCACGGAGCTGTCGCTGGGGGTCGAGGTGGACACCTGGGATCCGCGGGCCGACCGCGTTTCGCTGCTGACGCTGCACGCGGCGAAGGGGCTGGAGTTTCCCGTCGTGTTCGTCGTCGGCTGCGAGGACGGCCTGTTGCCGCTGCGCTGGCCCGGCACCGAGCCGGCCGAGGAGGAGCTGGCCGAGGAGCGTCGGCTGCTGTTCGTCGGCATCACCCGCGCGCAGCGGCACCTGTACCTGAGCCACGCCGCCGAACGCGGCGGGCGCACGAGCGGCCGTTCCCGGTTCCTCGCCGATCTCGGCGACGCCGTGGAGGTGCTCGGCTCACCGCGAAACCGGCCGCGGGAGCAGCAGCTGCGGCTGCTCTAG
- the aroA gene encoding 3-phosphoshikimate 1-carboxyvinyltransferase, giving the protein MSGNTASTWSAPTASGPLDASVRVPGSKSITNRAFVLAALSDGPVLVRKPLDSRDARLMTGALSALGGSAEARGEDVLVRPLAPEGTEPVSVALGNAGTVARFTPALAGLGSRPVLFDGDEAIRRRPVAPLLRALAELGLDIEDEGRGAPPFTVLGHGGIAGGKVELDSSASSQFLSALLLAGPSFTSGVTVRLVGGAPPSEPHIAMTLDLLRRFGAAPERSGKEFHVPATRLSCPDYAVEPDLSTAAPFAAAAAVTGGSVRIEGWPERTTQPGDWLRSLLAELGQRAELDDTGLTVTGTGEISGARLDLHEVGELTPVVAALLCFADGPSVISGVAHLRGHETDRLAALATELSALGAGVTETEDGLAITPAPLRGGVFHTYEDHRLVMAAAVLGLRVPGVEVENPATVGKTFPGFTRAWQAMLG; this is encoded by the coding sequence GTGTCGGGAAACACAGCGAGCACCTGGTCCGCCCCCACCGCTTCCGGCCCGCTGGACGCGAGTGTGCGCGTCCCGGGTTCGAAGTCGATCACGAACCGCGCCTTCGTGCTCGCCGCGCTGTCGGACGGCCCGGTGCTGGTCCGCAAGCCGCTCGACTCGCGCGACGCGCGGCTGATGACCGGCGCGCTGTCGGCGCTGGGCGGTTCCGCCGAGGCGCGTGGCGAGGACGTGCTCGTCCGCCCGCTCGCGCCCGAGGGCACCGAGCCGGTCTCGGTGGCGCTGGGCAACGCGGGCACGGTCGCGCGGTTCACCCCCGCGCTGGCGGGCCTGGGCTCGCGCCCGGTGCTGTTCGACGGCGACGAGGCGATCCGCCGCCGGCCGGTCGCGCCGCTGCTGCGTGCGCTGGCGGAGCTGGGCCTGGACATCGAGGACGAGGGCCGTGGCGCGCCGCCGTTCACGGTGCTCGGGCACGGCGGGATCGCCGGCGGGAAGGTCGAGCTGGACTCGAGCGCGTCGAGCCAGTTCCTGTCCGCGTTGCTGCTCGCGGGCCCGTCGTTCACCTCCGGGGTCACGGTGCGCCTGGTCGGCGGCGCCCCGCCGAGCGAGCCGCACATCGCGATGACGCTGGACCTGCTGCGCCGGTTCGGCGCGGCGCCCGAACGGTCCGGCAAGGAGTTCCACGTCCCGGCCACGCGGCTGAGCTGCCCGGACTACGCCGTCGAGCCGGACCTGTCGACGGCCGCGCCGTTCGCCGCCGCAGCGGCGGTCACCGGCGGCAGCGTCCGCATCGAGGGCTGGCCCGAACGCACCACGCAGCCCGGCGACTGGCTGCGCAGCCTGCTCGCCGAGCTCGGTCAGCGTGCCGAGCTCGACGACACCGGCCTCACCGTCACCGGGACCGGTGAGATCTCCGGGGCACGGCTGGACCTGCACGAGGTGGGCGAGCTGACTCCCGTCGTCGCGGCCCTGCTGTGCTTCGCCGACGGCCCCTCGGTCATCTCGGGGGTGGCGCACCTGCGTGGGCACGAAACCGACCGGCTCGCCGCGCTCGCGACGGAGCTGTCGGCGCTGGGCGCCGGGGTGACCGAGACCGAGGACGGCCTGGCGATCACCCCGGCTCCGCTGCGCGGCGGGGTGTTCCACACCTACGAGGACCACCGGCTGGTGATGGCCGCTGCGGTGCTGGGCCTGCGCGTACCCGGCGTCGAGGTGGAGAACCCGGCAACGGTCGGCAAGACCTTCCCCGGCTTCACGCGGGCGTGGCAGGCGATGCTGGGCTGA
- a CDS encoding LLM class flavin-dependent oxidoreductase, translating to MSDRIFRFGLVAASRGTVGEWAALARRAEELGFSTLLVPDGVRANPSFLGLAAAASVTERLRLGNFVLPVPLYTPQSIAWEAAALDRLSEGRFELGLGAGRPDAAGDAELMEVPYGSPGERVRQVGEAIETADRMFAQEAFRPAQTPRPPIMVAGGGDKLLTIAARQADIVAVAADGSERGLGEKLRLVREVAGDRFDELELSVNVFHIGDGEVSPWVRMFGIDPERTADNQNVSVLTGDTATAIDTLKRRRDELGVSYVTINVMALEQAIPVVAALAGT from the coding sequence TTGTCGGACCGGATTTTTCGTTTCGGGCTCGTGGCGGCGTCGCGGGGGACGGTCGGCGAATGGGCGGCGCTCGCCCGCCGCGCCGAGGAGCTCGGCTTCTCGACGCTGCTGGTGCCCGACGGTGTCCGGGCGAATCCCTCGTTCCTCGGGCTGGCCGCCGCAGCGTCCGTGACCGAGCGGCTGCGGCTGGGCAACTTCGTGCTGCCCGTCCCGCTGTACACCCCGCAGTCGATCGCGTGGGAGGCCGCCGCACTCGACCGGCTCTCGGAGGGCCGGTTCGAGCTGGGCCTCGGGGCGGGCAGGCCGGACGCGGCGGGCGACGCCGAGCTGATGGAGGTGCCCTACGGCAGCCCCGGCGAGCGGGTGCGCCAGGTCGGCGAGGCCATCGAGACGGCGGACCGGATGTTCGCGCAGGAAGCGTTCAGGCCCGCGCAGACCCCGCGCCCACCGATCATGGTCGCGGGCGGCGGCGACAAGCTGCTCACGATCGCGGCCCGCCAGGCCGACATCGTCGCGGTGGCCGCCGACGGCTCCGAGCGCGGCCTCGGCGAGAAGCTGCGGCTGGTGCGGGAGGTGGCCGGCGACCGGTTCGACGAGCTGGAGCTGAGCGTCAACGTCTTCCACATCGGCGACGGCGAGGTCTCGCCGTGGGTACGGATGTTCGGCATCGACCCCGAGCGCACGGCGGACAACCAGAACGTGTCCGTGCTGACCGGCGACACGGCGACGGCGATCGACACCCTCAAGCGCCGCCGCGACGAGCTCGGCGTCTCCTACGTCACGATCAACGTGATGGCACTGGAGCAGGCGATTCCCGTGGTGGCGGCGCTGGCCGGCACCTAG
- a CDS encoding UvrD-helicase domain-containing protein, with amino-acid sequence MRFVADLHIHSKYSRACSKDCDLEHLTWWARRKGVTLVGTGDFTHPAWFEHLRENLVPAEPGLFRLREDLDTAIRRRLPPACSASDVRFMLSVEISTIYKRAERTRKVHHLVYVPDFEAAEKFNQRLGRIGNLGSDGRPILGLDSRDLLEITLESGAGSYLVPAHVWTPWFAVLGSKSGFDAIEDCYADLAEHVFALETGLSSDPEMNWKISGLDRYRLVSNSDAHSPPMLGREATVFDTDLDYFALKRALETGRGHAGSIEFFPEEGKYHVDGHRKCGVRMEPGETRAHGGLCPECGKPLTVGVLSRVAELADRAEAVRPAGAAPFRSLVPLPEVMSEILGVGPKSKKVLREIDQLTATFGPELSILQDVPPEDLEARSPLLGEAVRRLRRGEVIRDPGYDGEYGVIRLFEPAELRQSATIGLFDDGLFATAEKPVKQRSIPESAPPVAGKPVAAQPKTKTGTLLGGLDPDQREAAGSGDGPLLIIAGPGTGKTRTLTHRLAHLVSDRDVPPEQCLAITFTRRAAEEMAERLAALVPAQAAKLTVATFHSLGVRILRALHDRAGLSADFGIADQARQLAILAEVTGEEGDARRMLGELSRHRRTGSTDELAERYTKALRHQDLVDFDDLVALPAALLEADPALAAAYRERYRWISVDEYQDVDEQQYRLLRLLAPADGNLTAIGDPDQAIYRFRGADVGFFLRFQQDFAPARTVQLTRNYRSNPRIVDAALRVIEPGTLVPGRELRPMGAHGDAPVGVHHAADERAEAAFVVRTIDQLLGGASFHSLDSGRVAADGTQGLGFADFAVLYRTDRQARGPTTGWPNGPAWRRSSPSSRSRGRGPRWPSASGARATSCSRAAVLRPRSTRRWTC; translated from the coding sequence GTGCGCTTTGTAGCCGACCTGCACATCCACTCGAAATACTCCCGTGCGTGCAGCAAGGACTGCGACCTCGAACATTTGACCTGGTGGGCGCGCCGCAAGGGCGTCACCCTCGTCGGCACCGGGGACTTCACGCATCCCGCGTGGTTCGAGCACCTGCGCGAGAACCTGGTTCCGGCCGAGCCCGGCCTGTTCCGGCTGCGCGAGGACCTCGACACCGCGATCCGGCGCCGCCTGCCGCCGGCGTGCTCGGCCTCGGACGTGCGGTTCATGCTCTCGGTCGAGATCTCCACGATCTACAAGCGGGCCGAGCGCACCCGCAAGGTGCACCACCTGGTCTACGTGCCGGACTTCGAGGCGGCCGAGAAGTTCAACCAGCGGCTCGGCCGGATCGGCAACCTCGGCTCCGACGGCCGTCCCATCCTCGGGCTGGACTCCCGGGACCTGCTGGAGATCACGTTGGAGAGCGGCGCCGGGTCGTACCTCGTGCCCGCCCACGTGTGGACGCCGTGGTTCGCCGTGCTCGGCTCGAAGTCCGGGTTCGACGCGATCGAGGACTGCTACGCCGATCTCGCCGAGCACGTGTTCGCGCTGGAAACCGGGTTGTCCAGCGATCCCGAGATGAACTGGAAGATCAGCGGGCTCGACAGGTACCGGCTGGTCAGCAACTCCGACGCGCACTCGCCGCCGATGCTCGGGCGCGAGGCGACGGTGTTCGACACCGACCTGGACTACTTCGCGCTCAAGCGCGCGCTGGAGACCGGGCGCGGGCACGCGGGGTCGATCGAGTTCTTCCCGGAGGAGGGCAAGTACCACGTGGACGGGCACCGCAAGTGCGGTGTCCGGATGGAGCCGGGGGAGACCCGCGCGCACGGCGGGCTGTGCCCGGAGTGCGGGAAGCCCCTGACCGTGGGCGTGCTCAGCCGCGTGGCGGAGCTGGCCGACCGGGCGGAGGCCGTGCGCCCGGCCGGTGCCGCGCCGTTCCGCAGCCTCGTGCCGCTGCCGGAGGTGATGAGCGAGATCCTCGGCGTGGGACCGAAGAGCAAGAAGGTGCTCCGCGAGATCGACCAGCTCACCGCGACCTTCGGGCCCGAGCTGTCGATCCTGCAGGACGTGCCGCCCGAGGACCTCGAAGCGCGCTCGCCGCTGCTGGGGGAGGCCGTCCGGCGGCTGCGGCGCGGCGAGGTGATCCGCGATCCCGGCTACGACGGCGAGTACGGGGTGATCCGGCTGTTCGAGCCCGCGGAGCTGAGGCAGTCCGCCACGATCGGCCTGTTCGACGACGGCCTGTTCGCCACTGCCGAAAAACCGGTGAAGCAGCGGAGCATACCGGAAAGCGCGCCGCCGGTCGCCGGGAAACCCGTTGCGGCACAACCGAAAACGAAGACCGGTACGCTGCTCGGCGGCCTCGACCCCGACCAGCGCGAGGCGGCCGGGAGCGGCGACGGCCCGCTGCTGATCATCGCGGGACCGGGCACCGGCAAGACCCGGACGCTGACCCATCGCCTCGCGCATCTGGTGTCCGACCGCGACGTGCCGCCCGAGCAGTGCCTCGCGATCACCTTCACCCGTCGTGCCGCCGAGGAGATGGCGGAACGGCTGGCCGCGCTCGTGCCCGCACAAGCGGCGAAGCTGACGGTCGCGACGTTCCACTCGCTCGGCGTGCGGATCCTGCGTGCGCTGCACGATCGCGCCGGGCTCAGCGCGGACTTCGGGATCGCCGACCAGGCCCGGCAGCTCGCGATCCTCGCTGAGGTCACCGGCGAGGAGGGCGACGCCCGGCGGATGCTCGGGGAGCTGTCCCGCCACCGCCGCACCGGCAGCACGGACGAGCTGGCGGAGCGGTACACGAAAGCCTTGCGGCACCAGGATCTCGTCGACTTCGACGACCTCGTCGCGCTGCCGGCAGCCCTGCTGGAAGCCGACCCGGCGCTGGCCGCCGCCTACCGGGAGCGCTACCGCTGGATCTCCGTCGACGAGTACCAGGACGTCGACGAGCAGCAGTACCGGCTGCTGCGGCTGCTCGCCCCCGCCGACGGCAACCTGACCGCCATCGGCGACCCGGACCAGGCCATCTACCGCTTCCGCGGCGCGGACGTCGGGTTCTTCCTGCGCTTCCAGCAGGACTTCGCCCCGGCGCGGACCGTCCAGCTGACGCGGAACTACCGGTCGAACCCGCGAATCGTCGACGCCGCCCTGCGGGTCATCGAGCCCGGCACGCTCGTGCCCGGGCGCGAGCTGCGGCCGATGGGCGCGCACGGCGACGCGCCGGTCGGGGTGCACCACGCGGCCGACGAGCGGGCCGAGGCCGCGTTCGTCGTCCGGACCATCGACCAGTTGCTCGGTGGCGCGTCGTTCCACTCGCTCGACAGCGGGCGGGTGGCCGCCGACGGCACGCAAGGACTCGGCTTCGCGGACTTCGCCGTGCTGTACCGGACCGACCGGCAGGCCCGCGGTCCCACGACCGGCTGGCCGAACGGCCCGGCGTGGCGGAGATCGTCGCCGAGTTCGCGTTCCCGGGGGAGGGGACCACGGTGGCCGAGCGCGTCCGGCGCGCGGGCGACGTCGTGCTCGCGCGCGGCGGTGCTGCGGCCGAGATCCACACGGCGGTGGACCTGCTGA